A single region of the Arthrobacter sp. zg-Y20 genome encodes:
- a CDS encoding alpha/beta hydrolase, with protein sequence MTTATARRRFPRMAAAAVSALLLAAATACTPGDGTDPGAAEPGPAESATTASADIIGDVPEELQEFYSQEVAWEECEGDFRCATVTVPMDYEDPGAGTLELSTIMASADGEAEGTILINPGGPGGSGYDFVRQSLDQVASDRLRENYNVLGFDPRGVGRSSPVKCLDDEEMDAARAEYVDPGTPEGLEEARLSAKALADACAAETGDLLGFVDTASAARDMDVLRAVVGDQKLNYLGFSYGTFLGATYAELFPGNVGRLVLDGALDPSSSNEEVTLGQAAAFEKAIRAYVQDCLTGRNCPLEGTPDQAVQTIQELLASVEASPMTAADGRVVTVSTFVSGFILPLYDDANWPVLSQALEGALKDGDPTMMLRLADISADRDEDGHYKSNSTVAFSAVNCLDYPMVSDDAQMAADARDLEAASPTIGKYLAYGGITCEVWPHAPVNEPHPIKAAGAADLLVIGTTGDPATPYEWAQALAAQMDSAVLVTWEGEGHTAYGRGSQCVEDVVDDYFVDGTVPEEDLVCS encoded by the coding sequence ATGACTACCGCCACTGCCCGCCGCCGCTTTCCGCGGATGGCCGCCGCGGCCGTCTCGGCGCTGCTGCTGGCTGCTGCCACCGCCTGCACTCCCGGAGACGGGACGGACCCCGGGGCGGCGGAGCCCGGGCCCGCGGAATCGGCGACGACGGCGTCAGCGGACATCATCGGCGATGTGCCCGAAGAGCTGCAGGAGTTCTACAGCCAGGAAGTGGCCTGGGAGGAGTGCGAAGGGGACTTCCGCTGCGCAACCGTCACGGTGCCAATGGACTATGAAGATCCCGGTGCCGGCACGTTGGAGCTGTCCACCATCATGGCCAGCGCCGACGGGGAGGCCGAGGGCACCATTCTCATCAACCCGGGTGGTCCCGGCGGTTCCGGATACGACTTTGTCCGCCAGTCCCTGGACCAGGTGGCCAGCGACCGGCTGCGGGAGAACTACAACGTGCTGGGCTTCGATCCCCGCGGCGTTGGCCGCTCCTCGCCCGTGAAGTGCCTGGATGATGAGGAAATGGACGCGGCACGCGCCGAGTACGTCGACCCCGGCACCCCGGAGGGACTGGAAGAGGCACGGCTGAGCGCCAAGGCCTTGGCGGATGCCTGCGCTGCCGAAACCGGCGATCTGCTCGGCTTTGTGGACACCGCCAGCGCCGCCCGCGACATGGACGTGCTGCGCGCCGTCGTCGGCGATCAAAAGCTGAACTATCTGGGGTTCTCCTACGGCACCTTCCTCGGCGCCACCTACGCCGAGTTGTTCCCCGGGAACGTGGGGCGGCTGGTGCTCGACGGCGCCCTGGACCCGTCCTCCAGCAACGAGGAAGTGACCCTGGGCCAGGCGGCCGCGTTCGAGAAGGCCATCCGCGCGTATGTTCAGGACTGCCTGACCGGCCGGAACTGTCCGCTTGAAGGCACCCCCGACCAGGCGGTCCAGACCATCCAGGAGCTGCTGGCCTCGGTTGAAGCCAGCCCGATGACGGCGGCGGACGGCCGCGTAGTCACCGTCTCCACGTTCGTCAGCGGCTTCATCCTTCCCCTCTACGACGACGCCAACTGGCCGGTGCTGTCCCAGGCACTGGAGGGTGCGCTCAAGGACGGCGATCCCACCATGATGCTCCGGCTTGCGGACATCAGCGCAGACCGGGACGAGGACGGGCACTACAAGTCCAACAGCACCGTGGCCTTCAGCGCAGTCAACTGCCTGGACTACCCCATGGTCAGCGACGACGCGCAGATGGCCGCGGACGCCCGGGACCTTGAGGCAGCCTCCCCCACCATTGGCAAGTACCTTGCCTACGGCGGCATCACCTGCGAGGTGTGGCCGCATGCACCGGTCAACGAGCCGCATCCGATCAAGGCCGCCGGTGCCGCGGACCTCCTGGTGATCGGCACCACCGGCGACCCGGCCACCCCGTACGAATGGGCGCAGGCACTGGCTGCGCAGATGGACTCCGCCGTGCTGGTGACCTGGGAAGGTGAAGGCCACACGGCTTACGGGCGGGGCAGCCAGTGCGTGGAAGACGTGGTGGATGACTACTTTGTGGACGGCACGGTGCCCGAGGAGGACCTGGTTTGCAGCTGA
- a CDS encoding phosphoglyceromutase: MTYKLILLRHGQSEWNEKNLFTGWVDVDLTDLGRAEAIRGGELLVENNILPDILYTSRLQRAINTANLALGTADRIWIDVKRSWRLNERHYGALQGKDKAQTLAEYGEEQFMLWRRSYDTPPPPLPDDSEFSQAHDPRYADLSSDVLPRTECLKDVLDRFLPYWESDISKDIRTGKTVMIAAHGNSLRALVKHLDGISDADIAAVNIPTGIPLVYELDENLKPVKAGGTYLDPEAAAESIKAVANQGKKK, from the coding sequence ATGACCTACAAACTGATCCTTCTGCGCCACGGGCAGAGTGAATGGAATGAAAAAAACCTCTTCACGGGCTGGGTGGACGTGGATCTGACGGACCTCGGCCGCGCAGAGGCCATCCGCGGCGGTGAGCTGCTGGTTGAGAACAACATCCTCCCGGACATCCTCTACACGTCCCGGCTCCAGCGGGCCATCAACACCGCCAACCTGGCCCTTGGCACCGCCGACCGCATCTGGATCGACGTCAAGCGCAGCTGGCGCCTGAACGAACGCCACTACGGTGCGCTGCAGGGCAAGGACAAGGCCCAGACCCTGGCCGAATACGGCGAGGAGCAGTTCATGCTCTGGCGCCGTTCCTACGACACGCCCCCGCCGCCCCTGCCGGACGACAGCGAATTCTCCCAGGCCCACGATCCGCGCTACGCGGACCTGAGTTCGGACGTGCTGCCCCGCACCGAGTGCCTCAAGGACGTGCTGGACCGCTTCCTTCCGTACTGGGAGTCGGACATCTCCAAGGACATCCGCACGGGCAAGACCGTGATGATCGCCGCACACGGCAACTCGCTGCGGGCCCTGGTCAAGCACCTGGACGGCATCAGCGACGCCGATATTGCCGCGGTGAACATTCCCACCGGCATCCCGCTGGTGTACGAACTGGATGAAAACCTCAAGCCGGTGAAGGCCGGCGGCACCTACCTCGACCCCGAGGCCGCCGCCGAGTCCATCAAGGCCGTGGCCAACCAGGGCAAAAAGAAGTAG
- a CDS encoding DUF2516 family protein: MYMIQYYLYLALGVVALAIELWALLDCVRRKPADFERAYKRTKGFWLGLTGGASAVGVLAVAVPSLSLLLFQLAAVIAASVYLADVKPAIGSSRGRGGNQGPYGPW; encoded by the coding sequence ATGTACATGATCCAGTACTACCTCTACCTCGCGCTCGGCGTAGTCGCGCTCGCCATTGAGCTGTGGGCGCTCCTGGACTGCGTCCGGCGCAAGCCCGCAGACTTTGAACGGGCTTACAAGCGCACCAAGGGGTTCTGGCTTGGCCTGACCGGCGGAGCCAGTGCCGTGGGGGTCCTCGCGGTTGCCGTGCCGTCCCTGAGCCTGCTGCTGTTCCAGCTGGCCGCGGTTATTGCCGCTTCCGTGTACCTGGCCGACGTGAAGCCCGCCATTGGCAGCTCCCGCGGCAGGGGAGGCAACCAGGGCCCCTACGGCCCCTGGTAA
- a CDS encoding PLP-dependent transferase yields the protein MSPSSPHGPAVSPDTLVVSAGRPVREHDAPVNPPIVLSSTYFGTGSPVAGERGYGRYSNPTWDPFEEALGELEGAALPALVYGSGLAAVMAALSLVPAGGVVVMPRHSYQGSLLLAAEEAANGRFSVRTVDIADTREVIAQLDGAAMLWIESPTNPMLEVADIPVLAAAARDAGALVVADNTFATPLVTRPLLLGADVVVHSVTKYLAGHSDVVLGAAATSDPGLRDQLLRYRSLHGAVAGPFEVWLALRGLRTLALRIERSQATAMELARRLREAPQVETVRYPGLPEDPGYARAQAQMNGFGSVLCIEVAGGAAAAEKVTESVRLWLPATSLGGVESLIERRRRQPGEPHTVPEGLLRLSTGIENPGDLWNDLQQALTR from the coding sequence ATGAGCCCCTCTTCCCCGCACGGACCAGCTGTTTCCCCCGATACCCTCGTTGTCTCGGCCGGCCGGCCGGTGCGCGAGCACGATGCGCCGGTGAACCCGCCCATAGTGCTCTCCTCCACCTACTTCGGCACCGGCAGCCCCGTTGCGGGCGAGCGCGGGTACGGCCGGTATTCCAACCCGACCTGGGACCCGTTCGAAGAGGCGCTGGGCGAACTGGAGGGTGCCGCCCTGCCCGCCCTGGTCTACGGGTCCGGCCTGGCTGCGGTGATGGCCGCCCTGTCCCTGGTTCCGGCAGGCGGGGTGGTGGTGATGCCCCGGCACAGCTACCAGGGTTCGCTGCTGCTGGCAGCCGAGGAAGCCGCGAACGGCCGCTTCTCGGTGCGGACCGTGGACATCGCCGACACCCGGGAGGTGATTGCGCAGCTCGACGGCGCCGCCATGCTGTGGATCGAAAGCCCCACCAACCCCATGCTCGAAGTCGCCGACATTCCGGTGCTGGCCGCAGCGGCCCGCGACGCCGGGGCGCTGGTGGTTGCCGACAACACCTTCGCCACGCCCCTGGTGACCCGCCCGCTCCTGCTGGGCGCCGACGTCGTGGTCCACTCCGTGACCAAGTACCTGGCCGGGCACTCCGACGTGGTCCTGGGCGCTGCGGCCACCTCCGATCCCGGGCTCCGGGACCAGCTGCTTCGATACCGGTCCCTGCACGGCGCCGTCGCCGGACCGTTCGAAGTGTGGCTGGCCCTGCGCGGGCTGCGCACGCTGGCACTGCGGATCGAGCGCTCGCAGGCCACCGCCATGGAACTGGCCCGGCGGCTGCGGGAGGCGCCGCAGGTGGAGACGGTCCGCTACCCGGGACTGCCGGAAGACCCGGGGTACGCCCGGGCCCAGGCGCAGATGAACGGATTCGGCTCCGTGCTGTGCATCGAGGTGGCCGGCGGCGCGGCAGCCGCGGAAAAGGTGACCGAATCGGTACGGCTGTGGCTGCCGGCCACGTCCCTGGGCGGGGTCGAGTCGCTGATCGAACGGCGGCGCCGCCAGCCCGGGGAGCCGCACACCGTTCCCGAAGGCCTGCTGCGGCTTTCCACCGGCATCGAAAACCCCGGGGACCTCTGGAACGACCTGCAACAGGCACTTACGCGGTAG
- the tmk gene encoding dTMP kinase — protein sequence MSNSNLPETRGLFIAMEGGDGAGKSTQAQRLTEALERAGHCVLRTREPGGTPVGEALRTLVLEHGNGEIDARTEALIFAASRAAHVQQVIAPALAAGTVVVCDRYIDSSVAYQGAGRGLGTDTVRSLNNWATGGLEPDLTVLLDVEPERGRDRRTAGQGTEDRLESEPDAFHLQIRRAFLETAQAEPGRYLVLDAGRPRDELAEAILRRVEKLLP from the coding sequence GTGAGCAATTCTAATCTCCCCGAAACCCGCGGCCTGTTCATTGCCATGGAGGGCGGAGACGGCGCCGGGAAGTCCACGCAGGCGCAGCGGCTGACCGAGGCCCTGGAACGCGCCGGGCACTGCGTCCTACGCACCCGCGAACCCGGCGGCACCCCGGTGGGCGAGGCGTTGCGCACACTGGTCCTGGAGCACGGCAACGGAGAAATCGACGCCCGAACCGAAGCGCTCATCTTCGCCGCCTCCCGGGCCGCCCATGTGCAGCAGGTGATTGCCCCCGCGCTGGCCGCCGGAACCGTGGTGGTGTGCGACCGGTACATTGACAGCTCGGTGGCCTACCAGGGCGCCGGCCGGGGGCTGGGCACCGACACCGTGCGCAGCCTGAACAACTGGGCCACCGGCGGGCTGGAACCGGACCTGACCGTCCTGCTCGACGTCGAACCCGAACGCGGGCGGGACCGGCGGACGGCGGGGCAGGGCACCGAAGACCGGCTCGAGTCCGAGCCGGACGCCTTCCACCTGCAGATCCGCCGCGCCTTCCTGGAAACCGCGCAGGCCGAGCCGGGCCGGTACCTGGTGCTCGACGCGGGCCGCCCCAGGGACGAACTGGCCGAGGCCATACTCCGCCGCGTGGAAAAGCTGCTGCCGTGA
- a CDS encoding ATP-binding protein has protein sequence MNPVLLALLAGALGLAVGAFGVLAYEVSQRKRRELADVSEPTVPEGAAEVLGVIGRAYIVADAVDGVVRASPGAYAFGLVRGHTMVNDSLLAMCARVRRDGVIEEARLELPRGPLGEGALILQVRVATVGEEYVLILADDRTEITRTEEVRNDFVANVSHELKTPVGAISLLSEALDDAAGDEEAVRRFAGRMHRESSRLTALVQDIIELSRLQSTDIVDRAKPVDVNRVLEDAVEANRSNAENKNIEVVLGGKSDAAVFGDAQMLTTAFRNLIDNAIRYSPEGSRVGIGLQSRAGMAQVAVTDQGAGIAPEEQERIFERFYRIDAARSRHTGGTGLGLSIVKHVVANHGGEVDLWSRLGHGSTFTVRLPEMDIADTNESKQGATA, from the coding sequence GTGAATCCTGTACTGCTGGCGCTGCTGGCCGGAGCGCTCGGCCTGGCCGTTGGTGCCTTCGGTGTCCTCGCCTACGAAGTGAGCCAGCGCAAGCGCCGGGAATTGGCCGACGTTTCGGAACCCACGGTGCCCGAGGGCGCGGCGGAGGTCCTGGGCGTCATCGGACGTGCCTATATCGTGGCCGACGCCGTCGACGGTGTGGTCCGGGCCAGTCCCGGTGCGTACGCTTTCGGCCTGGTGCGCGGGCACACCATGGTCAACGACAGCCTGCTGGCCATGTGCGCCCGGGTTCGGCGTGACGGCGTCATCGAGGAGGCGCGGCTGGAACTGCCCCGCGGCCCGCTGGGGGAAGGGGCGCTGATCCTGCAGGTGCGCGTTGCCACTGTGGGGGAGGAATATGTCCTGATCCTCGCTGACGACCGCACCGAAATCACCCGCACGGAGGAAGTGCGCAATGATTTCGTCGCCAACGTCTCGCACGAGTTGAAGACCCCGGTGGGTGCCATCTCGCTGCTGTCTGAAGCGCTCGACGACGCCGCGGGAGACGAGGAAGCGGTCCGCCGGTTCGCGGGGCGGATGCACCGCGAGTCCAGCCGCCTGACCGCCCTGGTGCAGGACATCATTGAGTTGTCCCGGCTGCAGAGCACCGACATTGTGGACCGGGCGAAACCGGTGGACGTGAACCGCGTCCTGGAAGACGCCGTCGAAGCGAACCGGTCCAACGCGGAGAACAAGAACATTGAGGTGGTCCTGGGCGGGAAGTCCGACGCCGCCGTTTTCGGCGATGCCCAAATGCTCACCACTGCGTTCCGGAACCTGATCGACAACGCCATACGGTATTCTCCCGAGGGCAGCCGGGTGGGAATAGGTCTGCAGTCCCGGGCCGGGATGGCCCAAGTGGCGGTCACCGACCAGGGTGCCGGTATTGCTCCGGAGGAACAGGAACGGATATTCGAACGGTTCTACCGCATTGACGCCGCACGTTCCCGCCATACCGGCGGCACCGGGCTCGGCCTGAGCATCGTCAAGCACGTGGTGGCCAACCACGGCGGCGAGGTGGACCTGTGGTCCAGGCTCGGGCACGGATCAACCTTTACCGTGCGGCTTCCGGAAATGGACATAGCCGATACAAATGAATCGAAGCAGGGAGCAACCGCTTGA
- a CDS encoding CarD family transcriptional regulator, whose amino-acid sequence MVFEVGETVVYPHHGAAKIEEIKMRTIKGEEKMYLKLKVAQGDLTIEVPAENVDLVGVRDVVGKEGLEHVFDVLRAELTEEPTNWSRRYKANLEKLASGDVVKVAEVVRDLWRRDHDRGLSAGEKRMLAKARQILISELALAEKTDEDQAAVVLDEVLAS is encoded by the coding sequence ATGGTTTTTGAGGTTGGCGAAACAGTTGTTTACCCTCACCACGGTGCCGCGAAGATCGAAGAGATCAAGATGCGAACCATCAAGGGCGAAGAGAAAATGTATCTCAAGCTTAAGGTGGCCCAGGGTGATCTGACCATTGAAGTACCGGCTGAGAACGTCGACCTCGTTGGGGTGCGCGATGTAGTGGGCAAGGAAGGCTTGGAGCACGTCTTTGACGTACTGCGGGCCGAGCTCACTGAAGAGCCCACTAACTGGTCGCGCCGGTACAAGGCAAACCTGGAAAAGCTCGCGTCAGGTGATGTTGTCAAGGTAGCGGAGGTCGTCCGCGATCTCTGGCGCCGGGACCATGACCGCGGGCTGTCTGCAGGCGAGAAGCGAATGCTCGCCAAGGCACGCCAGATTCTTATTTCGGAACTGGCACTTGCTGAAAAAACGGATGAAGACCAGGCGGCAGTTGTGCTTGACGAGGTACTCGCAAGCTAG
- a CDS encoding response regulator transcription factor yields MTRILIVEDEESFSDPLSYLLKREGFDVDVVDNGTDAIAVYEQSGADLLLLDLMLPGLSGTEVCRRIRQRSDVPVIMLTARDSEIDKVVGLEIGADDYVTKPYSSRELLARVRAVLRRRGEAADSGGAALEAGPVRMDIDRHVVQVNGAGVQLPLKEFELLELLLRNSGRVLTRGQLIERVWGADYVGDTKTLDVHVKRLRAKIEDDSSAPRHLVTVRGLGYKFEA; encoded by the coding sequence TTGACCCGGATCTTGATTGTCGAAGACGAGGAGTCCTTCAGCGACCCCCTCTCCTATCTGCTGAAGCGGGAGGGATTCGACGTTGATGTGGTGGACAACGGGACGGACGCCATCGCCGTCTATGAACAGTCCGGCGCGGACCTGCTCCTGCTGGACCTGATGCTGCCGGGGCTTTCCGGCACCGAGGTCTGCCGCCGGATCCGCCAGCGTTCCGACGTGCCGGTGATTATGCTGACCGCCCGTGATTCGGAGATTGACAAGGTGGTGGGACTTGAGATCGGTGCGGATGACTACGTAACCAAGCCTTATTCCTCCCGTGAACTGCTGGCCCGGGTTCGGGCCGTCCTGCGCCGGCGCGGTGAGGCTGCCGATTCCGGCGGGGCCGCACTGGAGGCAGGACCGGTTCGGATGGATATTGACCGGCACGTGGTGCAGGTCAACGGTGCCGGCGTGCAGCTGCCGCTGAAGGAGTTCGAGCTGTTGGAGTTGCTGCTGCGAAACTCCGGCAGGGTGCTGACCCGAGGGCAGCTGATCGAGCGGGTTTGGGGAGCCGATTACGTGGGCGACACCAAAACCCTGGACGTACATGTGAAGAGGCTGCGAGCCAAGATCGAGGATGACTCCTCGGCGCCGCGGCACCTGGTTACCGTCCGCGGGCTGGGCTACAAGTTCGAGGCCTGA
- a CDS encoding class I SAM-dependent methyltransferase, which translates to MGNVTRGTTNPNRLRRVDRWLAGPAKWRLRQAADPLIVDLGYGAAPTTAVELHGRLGRIRADVEVMGIEIDPARVLAAKPLEREGLSFRQGGFELPVDGRRPVMVRAFNVLRQYAEEDYAQYWDMVCSRLAPGGIFIDGTCDEIGRRATWVELDAGGPVSLSISLRFGAFERPSDVAERLPKALIHRNVPGERIHAFLQSMDRAWEEAAPMASYGNRQRWLSMCAALKAGGAPLLTGPSRWRLGEITVAWDAVRPA; encoded by the coding sequence GTGGGAAATGTGACCAGGGGCACTACAAACCCCAACCGGCTCAGGCGGGTGGACCGGTGGCTTGCGGGGCCTGCCAAGTGGCGGCTGCGCCAGGCCGCGGACCCCCTGATCGTGGATCTGGGATACGGTGCCGCACCCACCACCGCCGTCGAGCTGCATGGCCGGCTCGGCCGCATCCGTGCCGACGTCGAGGTGATGGGCATCGAAATCGATCCTGCCCGCGTGCTGGCCGCCAAACCGCTGGAACGGGAGGGGCTGAGCTTCCGGCAGGGCGGGTTCGAGCTGCCCGTGGACGGACGCCGGCCGGTGATGGTCCGGGCGTTCAACGTGCTGCGCCAGTATGCGGAAGAGGACTATGCGCAGTACTGGGACATGGTGTGCTCCCGCCTGGCGCCCGGCGGCATTTTCATTGACGGCACCTGCGACGAGATAGGCCGCCGGGCCACCTGGGTGGAACTTGATGCCGGGGGGCCGGTTTCGCTGAGCATTTCGCTGCGGTTCGGCGCCTTCGAGCGGCCCTCCGACGTGGCTGAGCGCCTGCCCAAGGCACTGATTCACCGCAACGTTCCCGGTGAACGGATCCATGCTTTCCTGCAGTCAATGGACCGGGCATGGGAGGAAGCCGCACCCATGGCGTCCTACGGGAACCGGCAGCGCTGGCTCAGCATGTGCGCAGCGTTGAAGGCCGGCGGCGCGCCGCTGCTGACCGGTCCGTCCCGGTGGCGGTTGGGCGAGATCACTGTGGCGTGGGACGCCGTCCGGCCCGCTTAG
- the phoU gene encoding phosphate signaling complex protein PhoU — protein sequence MRKVFQAELHQIGEELTQISQLVTEAMQKATLAFEGADIELAQDVIAADARIDFLQNDLDERAIDVLALQGPVASDLRMIVGSLRMSASLERMGDLARHVAQLARLRYPANVVPEAMVETFREMARLDIRISERLTDLLETRNLELSKDIYAANTRINELHAGVFKSIASADWNVPAVSTVDLTLASRYFERFADHGVSVTRKVNYLVTGEWQPLSESGV from the coding sequence GTGCGCAAGGTTTTCCAGGCCGAACTTCACCAGATCGGTGAAGAACTGACCCAGATATCGCAGCTTGTGACGGAGGCGATGCAGAAAGCCACCCTTGCCTTCGAGGGCGCCGATATTGAACTGGCGCAGGATGTCATTGCCGCCGACGCACGCATCGATTTCCTGCAGAACGACCTGGACGAGCGGGCCATCGACGTCCTGGCCCTGCAGGGTCCCGTTGCCAGTGACCTGCGGATGATTGTGGGCTCGCTGCGTATGAGTGCGTCGCTGGAGCGGATGGGCGACCTTGCACGGCACGTGGCCCAGCTGGCCCGGCTGCGCTACCCGGCCAACGTGGTGCCGGAGGCGATGGTGGAAACGTTCCGGGAAATGGCCCGGCTGGACATCCGCATTTCCGAACGGCTCACCGATTTGCTGGAAACCCGCAACTTGGAACTGAGCAAGGACATCTACGCCGCCAACACGCGGATCAACGAGCTGCATGCAGGGGTCTTCAAGTCCATCGCCTCCGCCGACTGGAATGTACCCGCGGTCAGCACGGTGGACCTCACCCTGGCCAGCCGCTACTTTGAACGGTTTGCCGACCACGGCGTCTCGGTGACCCGCAAGGTCAACTACCTGGTGACGGGAGAATGGCAGCCGCTGTCCGAAAGCGGCGTCTAG
- a CDS encoding DNA polymerase III subunit delta', which yields MSVWDDLQGQDPVVEQLRRGAAEPRPNHAWLFTGPPGSGRSNAARAFAAALVCEQEDLSLRGCGKCKACVTVLAGSHADVTSVTTEKVTISIDEARDLVRKAQDKPSTGRWRVIIVEDADRMQERSTNVLLKAIEEPPPRTIWLLCAPSPGDVLVTIRSRCRPVGLRLPPVEDVAQLLIRRDGIAPEVAMNAARAAQSHVGVAKRLATDEGARSRRESIVRLPLSLRNVSGAMKAAADLVSLAEAEAASSFEERDAAEKQALLASLGAPEGGTLPPSLRSQVKRLEEDQVRRAKRSKNDYFDRALTDLLSFYRDVLMIQIGSRGPLVNEAMRRELDEFAAYGSPEQTLMRMEEINTVRRRLVTTNVAPLLAIEAMTVSLL from the coding sequence GTGAGTGTGTGGGATGACCTGCAGGGGCAGGACCCGGTGGTGGAGCAGCTGCGCCGAGGCGCCGCCGAACCCCGCCCGAACCACGCCTGGCTGTTCACCGGCCCGCCCGGTTCCGGCCGCTCCAATGCCGCCCGCGCCTTCGCCGCCGCCCTGGTCTGCGAGCAGGAAGACCTTTCCCTGCGCGGATGCGGAAAGTGCAAGGCATGCGTGACCGTACTGGCCGGGTCCCATGCCGACGTCACGTCCGTGACCACGGAGAAAGTCACCATCAGCATTGACGAGGCGCGTGACCTGGTGCGCAAGGCCCAGGACAAGCCGTCCACCGGCCGCTGGCGGGTCATCATCGTGGAAGACGCGGACCGGATGCAGGAACGCAGCACCAACGTGCTGCTCAAAGCCATCGAGGAGCCGCCGCCGCGCACCATCTGGCTGCTGTGCGCCCCCAGCCCCGGAGACGTCCTGGTGACCATCCGCTCCCGGTGCCGCCCGGTGGGCCTGCGGCTGCCCCCGGTGGAAGATGTCGCGCAGCTGCTGATCCGCCGCGACGGGATCGCCCCGGAGGTCGCTATGAACGCCGCCCGCGCCGCGCAGAGCCATGTCGGTGTGGCCAAGCGCCTGGCCACGGACGAAGGTGCGCGCAGCCGCCGGGAGAGCATTGTGCGGCTGCCGCTGTCGCTGCGGAATGTCTCCGGAGCCATGAAGGCGGCCGCTGACCTGGTGTCCCTGGCCGAGGCGGAAGCCGCCAGTTCCTTCGAAGAACGTGACGCTGCAGAGAAGCAGGCCCTGCTTGCCTCCCTGGGCGCACCCGAGGGCGGGACCCTGCCGCCGTCGCTGCGCAGCCAGGTGAAGCGGCTGGAAGAGGACCAGGTGCGCCGCGCGAAACGGTCCAAGAACGACTACTTCGACCGGGCGCTGACGGACCTGCTGTCCTTCTACCGCGATGTGCTGATGATCCAGATCGGCAGCCGCGGACCGCTGGTGAACGAGGCGATGCGCCGCGAGCTGGACGAGTTCGCCGCCTACGGGTCCCCGGAGCAGACCTTGATGCGGATGGAAGAGATCAACACCGTCCGCCGCCGCCTGGTGACCACCAATGTGGCGCCGCTGCTGGCCATCGAGGCGATGACCGTGAGCCTGCTGTAA
- the ispD gene encoding 2-C-methyl-D-erythritol 4-phosphate cytidylyltransferase, protein MSPSFSSPRRIGVVVVAGGSGQRLGYGIPKAAVPLAGEPMLAHTLRAVSAAGIASAVVVAVPAGDTVMRGICAAPEFTAPGCPDLRAVDGGASRPESVRAALAVLPQDLDAVLVHDAARALTPPEVFLRVVAALADGAQAVIPAVPVVDTIKDTEPVQPAAGAGAARRVTGTPDRSRLRAVQTPQGFEAALLRRAHDAALSFDEAQAASVTDDAMLAESLGVEVYVVEGSQLSLKITTPLDMVLAEAILSGGYRHPEN, encoded by the coding sequence GTGTCCCCATCATTTTCCTCCCCACGGCGCATCGGCGTTGTTGTTGTAGCCGGCGGTTCCGGCCAGCGCCTGGGCTACGGCATCCCCAAGGCAGCTGTTCCGCTCGCCGGTGAGCCGATGCTCGCCCACACCCTGCGTGCGGTATCTGCCGCAGGCATCGCCTCCGCGGTTGTGGTTGCCGTGCCTGCCGGCGACACCGTGATGCGCGGCATCTGCGCCGCCCCCGAGTTCACCGCCCCCGGATGCCCGGACCTCCGGGCCGTCGACGGCGGAGCCAGCCGGCCCGAATCGGTGCGTGCCGCGCTGGCCGTGCTGCCGCAGGACCTAGACGCCGTCCTGGTCCACGATGCCGCCCGGGCGCTGACACCTCCGGAGGTTTTCCTGCGGGTAGTTGCCGCACTGGCGGACGGCGCGCAGGCAGTCATCCCCGCTGTGCCCGTGGTGGACACCATCAAGGACACCGAGCCCGTCCAACCGGCTGCCGGCGCGGGGGCCGCCCGCCGCGTCACCGGTACCCCGGACCGCTCCCGGCTGCGCGCCGTCCAGACACCGCAGGGTTTCGAGGCCGCCCTGCTCCGCAGGGCCCACGACGCCGCACTGTCCTTCGACGAGGCGCAGGCTGCCTCCGTGACGGACGACGCCATGCTGGCCGAATCCCTGGGTGTCGAGGTCTACGTGGTCGAAGGCTCCCAACTGTCCCTGAAAATCACCACCCCGCTGGACATGGTGCTCGCAGAAGCGATCCTTTCCGGCGGCTACCGGCATCCGGAGAACTGA